In one window of Fictibacillus phosphorivorans DNA:
- the trmB gene encoding tRNA (guanosine(46)-N7)-methyltransferase TrmB, which produces MRQRFKPWAKEKLIENPKYVSVEPEKMKGKWHAFFGNDNPIHIEVGTGKGQFINGMGKQNPNINYLGMELYDSIIITALDRILEDEKPNVKLIRADASHLLDYFEPGEIERVYLNFSDPWPKSKHAKRRLTHESFLKRYETVLKKPGEIHFKTDNQGLFEYSLHSMSTYGMFFNLVSLDLHKSDMEDNIMTEYEKKFSEKGFRIYRMEAQFRS; this is translated from the coding sequence ATGCGTCAACGATTTAAGCCTTGGGCTAAAGAAAAATTAATTGAAAACCCTAAATATGTTTCAGTTGAACCTGAAAAGATGAAAGGGAAGTGGCATGCTTTTTTTGGTAATGATAACCCGATCCATATTGAAGTCGGAACAGGTAAAGGGCAATTTATTAATGGGATGGGTAAACAAAATCCTAATATAAATTATTTAGGTATGGAGCTCTATGATAGCATCATCATTACTGCGCTGGACCGAATACTTGAAGACGAAAAACCAAATGTTAAACTGATTAGAGCAGATGCTTCACATTTGCTTGATTATTTTGAGCCAGGAGAAATAGAACGTGTTTATCTTAATTTCTCAGATCCTTGGCCAAAATCTAAACATGCAAAAAGAAGATTAACTCATGAGAGTTTTCTTAAGAGATATGAGACGGTATTAAAGAAGCCGGGTGAAATTCATTTCAAGACTGATAATCAAGGGTTGTTCGAATATTCACTTCATAGTATGTCAACTTATGGAATGTTCTTCAATCTTGTAAGTCTTGATCTTCATAAGAGTGATATGGAAGATAACATTATGACAGAATATGAAAAAAAATTCTCTGAAAAAGGATTTCGAATCTACCGCATGGAAGCGCAATTTCGTTCATAA
- a CDS encoding YtzH-like family protein, with translation MPLNHNDQLHIIRDLLQDHYTDCAGSPSECAQLERLAAHLLENGAVHEEVRNILSNINEYSHTGFSHQHLEEHITNHRSHLESWINTIQTHHPY, from the coding sequence ATGCCATTAAATCACAACGATCAATTGCATATTATCAGAGATCTTCTTCAAGACCATTATACCGATTGTGCTGGTTCACCATCCGAATGTGCTCAATTAGAACGTCTTGCTGCACATTTATTGGAGAACGGTGCTGTTCATGAAGAAGTTCGAAACATCTTGTCCAACATTAATGAATATAGCCATACTGGCTTCTCACATCAGCATCTAGAAGAGCATATAACGAATCATCGCTCACACTTGGAATCATGGATCAACACGATTCAAACTCATCATCCATATTAA
- a CDS encoding phosphotransferase family protein, with translation MEQILGEDWQVSPAGGATGEAYIAEYGNQKLFLKRNSSPFLAVLSAEGIVPKLLWTKRLGNGDVITAQQWLNGRELKAADMKSENVAELLSKIHRSQELLGMMNRLEKKRLTPVDLLNDIQLQMRKEKDYLEIINDSFAYLMETASEVEVDNLVVCHCDVNHNNWLLSESDELYLIDWDGAMIADPALDLGMLLYSYIPYEKWEEWLEIYGETLNDDLERRMHWYVLAQTISSFFWYKEKGQSKETAHFAESIKKLAGSI, from the coding sequence TTGGAACAGATTTTGGGAGAAGATTGGCAGGTTTCCCCTGCTGGCGGAGCAACGGGAGAAGCATATATAGCTGAATATGGGAACCAAAAACTGTTTTTAAAGCGTAATTCTTCTCCGTTTTTAGCTGTTCTTTCTGCAGAAGGAATTGTACCTAAACTTTTATGGACAAAAAGGTTAGGTAATGGAGATGTAATCACAGCTCAACAATGGCTAAATGGACGTGAACTGAAAGCAGCGGATATGAAAAGTGAGAATGTAGCAGAACTTCTGTCAAAAATTCACCGATCGCAAGAGCTGCTTGGGATGATGAATCGCCTTGAGAAGAAAAGATTAACGCCTGTTGACCTTTTAAACGATATTCAATTGCAAATGCGTAAAGAAAAAGATTATTTAGAAATCATCAATGATTCCTTCGCTTATCTAATGGAGACTGCCTCTGAGGTTGAAGTGGATAATTTAGTCGTATGTCATTGTGATGTTAATCATAACAATTGGCTGCTGAGTGAATCGGATGAATTATACTTGATCGATTGGGACGGGGCAATGATCGCTGATCCTGCTCTGGATCTAGGAATGCTTCTCTATAGTTATATCCCGTATGAAAAATGGGAAGAATGGCTCGAAATCTATGGAGAAACACTTAATGATGATTTAGAAAGAAGAATGCATTGGTATGTTTTGGCACAAACGATAAGTTCTTTTTTCTGGTATAAAGAAAAAGGACAGTCTAAAGAGACTGCCCATTTTGCAGAAAGTATTAAGAAACTTGCGGGTTCCATCTAA
- the pulA gene encoding type I pullulanase: protein MKVDHISISAYLDDFSMITIVVNKPFPIIPSLSLVDDKKVLQPLTIDKQEYYDDLVIYKCRSRIPIDLKNRYWVTFNESRIPLMIGSIVRTAKFDSLYYDDTSLGAIYTPERTTFKVWSPVAFAMKVKYKPRQSDTFLEQKMSRTENGVWQVTLEGDHHLTEYLFVVNVNHEWVETTDPYAKSVTANGIHSVVIHLPETDPEGWNRSEKKINLRSKTDSIIYELHVRDLTIHSDSGVVNKGKYLGLTERGTKTSNGFHTGLDYLKRLGITHVQLLPVADFGSVDETTPDSAYNWGYDPVQFFSPEGSYSTDPYDPICRIKELKTLIHTLQQNGLSVILDVVYNHVYKREESPFEKLVPGYYFRFDEGGKPVNGTGVGNDTASERKMMRKFILDALTYWMSEYKVDGFRFDLMGIHDVETMNLAAEKLKSLNPGVFLLGEGWDLNTNLEPENKATLSSAKKLPSYSFFNDAFRDHVKGSIFPDGQSGFINGNQDARIKSHMKQVMRGYAGQHDTFLKAEQSINYSECHDNHTLFDLLSIRHPFEDEFTRRKRQQLALAFTLFAQGVPFIHAGQECFRTKNGAENSYNLPDSINAFDWKRCESFYKEVDYFKQLIRIRKTQPLFHESSTVLSEWKVPEGGLGFELNLPTTDIKEDASFWTNALLLFNQTTKQIFIPIEEKRWTIAIEGEKVCHRALNEEQYRLKPLSFSLLYSV, encoded by the coding sequence TGATCATATTTCAATTTCGGCATATCTTGATGATTTTTCTATGATAACGATTGTAGTGAATAAGCCCTTTCCAATCATCCCGTCACTTTCATTGGTAGATGATAAGAAGGTATTGCAACCACTAACCATTGATAAACAAGAATATTATGATGATCTAGTGATCTATAAATGCAGATCGAGAATACCGATTGATCTAAAAAACCGATATTGGGTTACTTTTAATGAATCAAGGATTCCTTTAATGATCGGTAGCATTGTGCGTACAGCAAAGTTCGATAGCCTCTATTATGATGATACAAGTCTTGGAGCCATTTACACACCTGAGCGTACAACGTTTAAAGTTTGGTCACCTGTAGCCTTTGCAATGAAAGTAAAGTATAAACCTCGACAATCTGATACCTTTTTAGAACAAAAAATGTCGCGGACTGAAAATGGAGTTTGGCAAGTTACGCTTGAAGGAGATCACCATCTTACAGAATATCTGTTTGTCGTAAACGTAAATCATGAATGGGTAGAAACAACCGACCCTTATGCTAAATCTGTTACTGCAAATGGTATACATTCGGTGGTTATCCATCTTCCTGAAACAGATCCTGAAGGATGGAATCGATCAGAAAAAAAGATAAATCTTCGTTCAAAAACAGACAGTATTATTTACGAACTTCATGTTCGGGATTTAACGATTCATTCTGATAGTGGCGTCGTGAATAAAGGGAAATATTTAGGATTAACAGAACGAGGAACAAAAACATCCAATGGGTTTCATACCGGATTGGATTACTTAAAAAGACTCGGGATTACTCACGTTCAATTGTTGCCCGTAGCAGACTTTGGAAGCGTTGATGAGACAACACCTGATTCAGCGTACAACTGGGGATATGATCCGGTTCAATTCTTTTCCCCTGAAGGCTCGTATTCTACAGATCCTTATGATCCGATCTGTAGAATAAAAGAATTAAAAACGTTGATACACACTCTTCAACAAAATGGGCTCTCTGTTATATTAGATGTGGTTTACAACCATGTATATAAGAGAGAAGAATCGCCATTTGAGAAGCTCGTTCCTGGTTATTATTTTCGTTTTGATGAAGGCGGAAAACCGGTTAATGGAACGGGTGTAGGAAATGATACAGCTTCTGAAAGGAAAATGATGCGCAAGTTCATCTTAGATGCGTTAACGTATTGGATGAGTGAATATAAAGTGGATGGGTTTCGGTTCGATCTGATGGGGATTCATGATGTTGAAACGATGAACCTGGCAGCTGAAAAACTAAAATCTTTGAATCCTGGCGTATTCTTGCTCGGAGAAGGTTGGGACTTAAATACGAATTTAGAACCAGAGAATAAAGCTACTCTATCATCTGCTAAGAAGTTGCCATCCTATTCTTTTTTTAATGATGCGTTTCGTGACCATGTTAAAGGGAGTATCTTTCCTGATGGTCAGAGCGGGTTTATTAATGGTAATCAGGATGCCCGAATCAAAAGTCATATGAAGCAGGTGATGAGAGGTTATGCGGGCCAACATGATACCTTTTTAAAAGCTGAGCAAAGCATTAATTATTCAGAATGTCACGATAATCATACATTGTTTGACCTATTGTCCATTCGACATCCCTTTGAAGATGAATTCACACGAAGAAAAAGACAACAGCTTGCTCTAGCGTTTACGCTCTTTGCACAAGGTGTACCATTCATTCATGCGGGGCAAGAATGTTTTCGAACAAAGAATGGCGCGGAGAACAGCTATAACCTTCCAGACAGCATCAATGCGTTTGACTGGAAGCGATGTGAGTCTTTTTATAAAGAAGTTGATTATTTCAAACAGCTGATTAGAATAAGGAAAACACAGCCTCTTTTTCATGAAAGTTCAACAGTGCTTTCGGAATGGAAAGTACCAGAGGGCGGTCTAGGATTTGAATTGAACCTTCCGACTACCGATATAAAAGAGGATGCTTCCTTTTGGACCAATGCTTTATTGCTTTTTAACCAAACCACAAAACAGATTTTTATCCCTATCGAAGAGAAGAGATGGACGATAGCGATAGAGGGTGAAAAAGTCTGTCATCGAGCTCTAAACGAAGAGCAATATAGATTAAAACCGTTATCTTTTTCTTTGTTATATTCTGTTTAG